A genomic segment from Actinoplanes sichuanensis encodes:
- a CDS encoding sensor histidine kinase → MTRHALAVLRCACLSLLTVAGFAYALLMLISVTLVVPFPAAVAGQQRLVAFGRRLVRRWTGADVPDVRRTPPTPPQRRADGWYQHGATLYRSPRTAHWMSKFDHYGNDPLAAVEWRWLTVAPVTSAVPALLPPALITLGLLAVGTGPWDWLVAGAAITAALLVAPTCLRCYGQSTRSLLQERPHPPRRGLISRAWTVTWRLAGLAGLHLAALGAAVLTLGAVILSWGGLLPTVTTFTRPLTEIYRRRAHHWTGVLLPSPYRPLPPPPEPDEDGNYRYGRTLYAEPDFAISLQRYRWVSHDPATWRDQLWAWGAVLWAPITLLPAILVSAGFFGLLWQPITWAPWAVPIGLFTDYWITPFYLWHALELGGAVPSMAPGWTSLLAGLALTLLGLALAAPLTWARTWWDTLLLRPTAATDLALQLDELNSSHDVLAGRVEHLHSSRADTADAAAAELRRIERDLHDGAQARLVAVGLGLGAVARLMETDPDRARELLTQAQETSATALAELRDLVRGIHPPVLAERGLTDAVRAIALDTPLPVTVDTDLPGRLEPAVESAVYFAVCETLANAARIASTVTLTLRHQDGLLRMVVTDDGPGGANPSAGTGLRGIMRRLGVFDGTVTLHSPAGGPTVVIMEVPCALSSPKTSTS, encoded by the coding sequence ATGACCCGTCACGCGCTCGCCGTCCTACGATGTGCCTGCCTCTCGCTGCTCACGGTCGCCGGTTTCGCGTACGCCCTGCTGATGTTGATCTCCGTGACCCTCGTCGTGCCGTTTCCCGCGGCGGTCGCCGGGCAGCAACGACTCGTCGCGTTCGGGCGGCGGCTGGTCCGTCGCTGGACCGGCGCCGACGTGCCGGACGTCCGGCGAACGCCGCCGACTCCACCGCAGCGCCGCGCCGACGGCTGGTACCAGCACGGCGCGACGCTCTACCGATCCCCGCGGACCGCCCACTGGATGTCCAAATTCGATCATTACGGCAATGACCCTCTCGCCGCCGTGGAATGGCGATGGCTCACCGTCGCCCCCGTCACCAGCGCCGTTCCGGCCCTGCTGCCACCCGCGCTGATCACGCTTGGTCTCCTGGCGGTGGGTACCGGGCCATGGGACTGGCTCGTGGCCGGAGCAGCGATCACCGCGGCGTTGCTGGTCGCCCCTACGTGTCTGCGTTGCTACGGCCAGAGCACGCGCTCTCTTCTCCAGGAACGCCCGCACCCGCCCCGCCGCGGCCTGATCAGCCGAGCCTGGACCGTCACCTGGCGCCTCGCCGGCCTCGCCGGACTGCATCTGGCCGCCCTCGGCGCCGCCGTGCTGACCCTCGGCGCCGTCATCCTGTCCTGGGGTGGCCTGCTGCCGACGGTCACCACCTTCACCCGCCCGTTGACCGAGATCTATCGGCGCCGCGCGCATCACTGGACCGGTGTGCTCCTGCCCAGCCCGTATCGCCCGCTTCCGCCGCCGCCAGAACCCGACGAGGACGGCAACTATCGATACGGCCGCACCCTCTACGCCGAACCCGACTTCGCCATCAGCCTCCAGCGCTACCGATGGGTCAGCCACGACCCGGCCACCTGGCGCGACCAGCTGTGGGCGTGGGGTGCCGTCCTCTGGGCGCCGATCACGCTGCTTCCCGCGATCCTCGTGTCCGCCGGTTTCTTCGGCCTGCTCTGGCAGCCGATCACCTGGGCGCCGTGGGCGGTGCCGATCGGCCTGTTCACCGATTACTGGATCACCCCGTTCTATCTGTGGCACGCCCTGGAGTTGGGCGGCGCCGTCCCCAGCATGGCTCCCGGCTGGACCAGCCTCCTGGCCGGCCTGGCCCTGACCCTGCTCGGCCTGGCCCTGGCCGCCCCACTGACCTGGGCCCGCACCTGGTGGGACACCCTCCTGCTGCGCCCGACCGCCGCCACCGACCTTGCCCTCCAGCTCGACGAGTTGAACAGCAGTCATGACGTCCTCGCCGGTCGTGTGGAACATCTCCATTCCAGCCGGGCCGACACCGCGGACGCGGCCGCCGCCGAGCTACGGCGGATCGAACGCGACCTGCACGACGGCGCACAGGCTCGACTGGTCGCCGTCGGTCTCGGGCTCGGAGCTGTCGCCCGCCTCATGGAGACCGACCCGGACCGGGCCCGGGAACTGCTCACCCAGGCACAGGAGACGTCCGCGACCGCCTTGGCCGAACTCCGCGACCTGGTCCGTGGCATCCACCCACCGGTCCTCGCCGAACGTGGCCTCACCGACGCCGTCCGCGCCATCGCCCTGGACACCCCCCTTCCGGTCACTGTCGACACCGACCTACCCGGCCGCCTCGAACCAGCCGTCGAGTCGGCCGTCTACTTCGCGGTCTGCGAAACCCTCGCCAACGCCGCCCGGATCGCCTCCACCGTCACGCTCACCCTCCGCCACCAGGACGGCCTGCTGCGTATGGTGGTCACCGACGACGGCCCCGGCGGTGCGAACCCGTCAGCCGGCACCGGTCTGCGCGGCATCATGCGGCGGCTCGGTGTCTTCGACGGCACTGTGACCCTGCACAGTCCCGCCGGTGGCCCCACCGTAGTGATCATGGAGGTGCCGTGCGCGTTGTCATCGCCGAAGACCTCCACCTCTTGA
- a CDS encoding cold shock domain-containing protein, whose protein sequence is MAITAFIREWHDDEGWGVLDSTETPGGCWAHRSNAAVRGYATFTAGQEVQVEFEAAGQDGYAFRAFRFWPADQVPDRPTATSAQPAKGPPA, encoded by the coding sequence ATGGCGATCACCGCGTTCATCCGTGAGTGGCACGACGATGAGGGATGGGGTGTACTCGACTCCACCGAGACGCCGGGCGGGTGCTGGGCGCATCGCAGCAACGCCGCGGTCCGGGGGTATGCGACGTTCACCGCCGGCCAGGAGGTCCAGGTCGAGTTCGAGGCCGCCGGTCAGGATGGCTATGCCTTCCGGGCGTTCCGCTTCTGGCCGGCCGACCAGGTACCGGACCGGCCCACCGCGACGTCCGCACAACCAGCGAAGGGCCCACCGGCCTGA
- a CDS encoding DUF4265 domain-containing protein: protein MRYIVHEAPLRRAPSNITAMIDLEPFGLPGEMEQVWITPPSGTTAAMACVPFRAYGLALNDVVGLDTHRRRVRRLLRSSGHQAFRLHFSKCSEEDAAMLRAGVEATIERMGLGCEWSGDRHVVIDVPPGVELDPLEPVIRDHVDTGRASWEWSHVEAFRI, encoded by the coding sequence ATGCGATACATCGTTCACGAGGCGCCACTGCGCCGGGCGCCGTCGAATATCACCGCCATGATCGACCTGGAGCCGTTCGGACTGCCCGGTGAGATGGAGCAGGTCTGGATCACCCCGCCGTCCGGGACCACCGCGGCGATGGCGTGTGTTCCGTTCCGGGCCTACGGGCTGGCACTCAACGATGTGGTCGGGCTGGACACCCATCGGCGGCGGGTTCGGCGGCTGCTCCGGTCGTCCGGTCATCAGGCGTTCCGGCTGCACTTCTCCAAGTGTTCCGAGGAGGATGCGGCGATGCTGCGGGCCGGAGTGGAGGCGACCATCGAGCGGATGGGCCTGGGCTGCGAGTGGAGCGGCGACCGGCACGTGGTGATCGACGTACCGCCGGGTGTCGAGCTCGACCCGCTGGAGCCGGTGATCCGTGACCATGTCGACACCGGTCGCGCGTCCTGGGAATGGAGTCATGTCGAGGCCTTCCGGATCTAG
- a CDS encoding response regulator translates to MRVVIAEDLHLLRDGLALLLESHGFTITAAVADGPALRDALGNHRPDVAVVDVRLPPTFTDEGLQIALEARRATPGLPILVLSAHVEQLYARELLADGAGAVGYLLKDRVLNGDQFADAVRRVATGGTAMDPQVIAKLLTAGGAATPLSRLTPREREVLELMAQGRSNAAIAQRLFLSDSAVSKHIAAIFTKLDLPPSDDDNRRVMAVLTFLNAT, encoded by the coding sequence GTGCGCGTTGTCATCGCCGAAGACCTCCACCTCTTGAGAGACGGCCTCGCCCTGCTGCTGGAGAGCCACGGATTCACCATCACCGCCGCCGTCGCCGACGGTCCCGCTCTGCGTGATGCGCTCGGCAACCATCGTCCCGACGTGGCAGTGGTCGACGTACGCCTGCCACCCACCTTCACCGACGAGGGCCTGCAGATCGCCCTCGAAGCCCGTCGTGCCACACCCGGCCTCCCGATCCTCGTGCTGTCCGCCCACGTCGAACAGCTCTACGCCCGTGAACTCCTGGCCGACGGTGCCGGAGCGGTCGGCTACCTGCTCAAGGACCGCGTCCTCAACGGCGACCAGTTCGCCGACGCGGTCCGCCGAGTAGCGACCGGCGGCACCGCAATGGACCCTCAGGTCATCGCCAAACTGCTGACCGCCGGGGGCGCCGCGACCCCGCTGTCCCGCCTGACCCCACGCGAACGCGAGGTCCTCGAACTGATGGCCCAGGGCCGCTCCAACGCGGCCATCGCCCAGCGCCTCTTCCTCAGCGACAGTGCGGTCAGCAAACACATCGCCGCCATCTTCACCAAGCTGGACCTGCCACCCTCCGACGACGACAACCGCCGGGTGATGGCTGTCCTGACCTTCCTGAACGCCACCTGA